GGGCAAGGTCCTGCCTATGTTTTCACAAGGAACCTTGTGTGAGGCATATGCTTGTTTTTTTGGCTGGGCTGAGCCTTGATGAGTTGCACAACAGCTTGCTTGGGGAGGCTGGGTCCTAAAGGGGCTGGTGGACTGGCTGGGGACCAGTAGGAAGGTCTGGTAGCCTCCTGGCATCTTGCCTGTCAAATAGCTTTAAGCAGAAAGGATAATGGCGAGGCTGAGGCTGGCCCCTCACCTGGCTGCCTGACCAGTCTACACCATCTGTTTTCTGATAATGGCAGATGTTTCTGATGGCAAATCCAGGGATCAAGGGAGGGGCACACCTTTGCCTACATCGTCCTCAAAGGATGCCTCAGGGACTACGGATCTCAGGTAGCATATCTGAAGGCAGGTACATACATTTATGCCtcttgactcagtttcctcagtgggaaaggaggcTGGTGTCCATTTGCCTGGTTACTGCCCTGAGGGAAGTTTCCTCTCCAGGGTGAGATTTACAAGGTTTGTTAGCCTCATGCTGGATACTGTTGCACTGCTCAGTTCCCTTCCTGCCCATCTGAGATGTCTGGCTGTGTCTGCCTGTCACTGGTATCATGGAGAGCTTCATCAAGGAGCTCCTATCCAACAGAGCTGGCCCAACTCCAGGCCCCTTGCCTACTCCTCAAAACTTACCTTTTTGCTGCTCATCAGGACTGGTGTTATGGGTCCCTTCATGCAAATGCTATCCGGAGCTAGAGGCGAGCCGGCTCCCCCGCCaaccccctggagctgaggactgaacccagggccaagcgctctaccactgagctaaatccccaacccctagctcaGCTCTTATCTCCACATTCATGTGGCAACACCATTGCTTTAAAGGTGGTTCGGGCAGCCCTGTTACCATGGAGACTAGGAGCACTAGTAGTAACAGACTATAGATGAGAGGCTACTTTGACCAGAGGCTGGGCAGAGGCCATGACAGGCTAAGCTCTGGACTCCAGTGTAGCATTCCTGATATGATGTTAATCCTGAGCTCAGTAGTACAGTTGATTTTGCTTCAGAAAACCACCTGAAACTGCTGCTTTCCAGAGGTAGTGTGAGGAAAGGGCCTGGTGGGCCCAGCAGACCTGAGGAAATCCTTGCCCAATTTCATTTGTGTTGGGTGGGGTCACCTGTGACATTAAGACTCGACTTTGGGTGACCTCCCACCTCATCTTTACTCCAGGCAACTAGAAGTATCTGCCTGGTTCTGCCATTAGCAGAGAGGTATTCACAGCATGGCCCATGTCTTGGGCCTCTTGGGAAGCACTCTGGAGGTAGCAAAAATATCTCATCCCATTTTGACCATGGAGTGTTGCTCAGACATTGACTGTGAGGAGTTGGCATCCACTTAGGGAGTGACCGTGGGCCTTCTGGCCAATATTGATCTGATGAGGAGGACATAGCACGCAGGAACTCTAGGCTGAACTAAAGAGATTAAGTAATTGGAGGTCTGTCAGGATAGCGCAAATGGACTTTGGAGATCAGCATGGCATCCATGTTTGCTTTCCTGGGGATCACCTGTGGCCTAGGGAAGGTCAGGGGACCACCCAGAGTTATCATCAGCTACTGGAGATGTGCAACTGAGCTCAACTGGTTCAGACTGAGCCCAGCAGGCTTTGTCTCTCTAGCTGCAAGAAACCAGACCCACCTAGGACCTCATCCACTCCAAGGATCACCACATTTCCCCAAGTGCCCATCACCTGTGATGCTGTGCGAAACAAATGTCGTGAGATGCTGACTTTGGCCCTGCAAACTGACCGTGAGTACTACAAGGTCTGGATTTCGACCCTCTAGGTGGCTGGGCCTCCTCTGCTTCAGAGCTTGCTGCTGGAGAGACAACTCTTCTCTTTAGCTCGCTGTGACCTAGCAGAGAGGCTAAGGTTTTTGGGGTCACCATAACACCTGTATGGTGGGAAATGTCTCCCTGGAATGCAAGTGTCCTGTTTAGCTTCTAGGGCTCTGTGCAAGCAGAGGGGTGGCAGCTGGAAAAAGATAGTGGGGGAAACAAGCGAGGGCTCCCTCTTACAGACGACCACGTGGCTGTTGGTGTGAACTGTGAGCATCTGTCATCTCAGATCGAGGAGTATATCCTTTGTGTAGGGTAAATGGCAAGGGCTTCTGAGAGAGTCTACCGTCCCCTGAGTTGTGCTTCTCTGGTAGCTACTGGACACAACTGGTAGGCTACCCAGTGCCCTTTCTGGGTGGTCCCTTGACCTTTTCTGGGCCATAAATGGGTAAGGGGCTATGACTACTTAGTAGATTTATCTGGGTCTCAAATCGGAGTGGGCCTAGAGAAGGCAGAACACTACAGACCCTTGGGTCCCCCACAGGTCTTGAGTGGGTAGACTCCTCTCCATGAGCCTGGGAAGAACATTTCCCATATGACTaccaggagggggaggagctcaGAAACCTCAGATGGGTCCTTAAATACCTGCACGCATCTTCCTGGATGTGGGAAACACTGACATGAAGTACAAGAACCGTGTTCGGAGCCGAATCTCTAACCTGAAAGATGCCAAGAACCCTGGCCTACGCCGGAATGTGTTGTGTGGTGCCATTACACCCCAGCAGATAGCTGTGATGACATCAGAGGTAAGCTCTCCTGGAAGGGCTGGGGCCGGCTGTCTCTACAGAGCTGTAGGCTGCATACGTCACCCTTTTTATCAGGAGATGGCCAGTGACGAGCTGAAGGAGATCCGCAAGGCTATGACCAAGGAGGCCATCCGCGAGCACCAGATGGCCCGTACAGGTGGCACACAGACCGACCTGTTCACCTGCAACAAGTGCAGGAAGAAGAACTGCACCTACACGCAGGTTGGGGCCTAcgccatcctccatcctcctgtctAGGGGCCGCAGGGtgcactcctcctcctcttgggtaTCACCTGTGTCCCTGCTTTTGGCCTGAGGCTCTATGCCAGGGCTCGGTGGCTTGCCCATGCCTATCACGGAGGTATAGGAGTAGAACATGCTGTTTGTCAGCAGCTGTGGGACCTTGAGGTCCTGCTATGGAGGTGGAAGCTGAGGTACTCTAGGAAGGCTATGTGGTCTCCATGGGACATTGGGAGCTTGGGAAGAGGGGACTAAATTAAGATGGTTTCTCTGGTAGAAGCTCTAGGGCTTATGGGAACTGCCATCATCTGCAATAGGCTGCAGAGGGCTGGACCTGAGGGGCAGAGCAGCTCAGTCCCCACAGCTCAGGCCCTGTGGGATGTTTGCTGTTGAGTCCCCAAGGCATCTCTGATCCTTTTACTTTCTAGACCCTCCTGTTGGGAATCCTGCACTTAACCAATATTCTAGACTCAACTGAGCACAGTTGTTCAGAGCC
The DNA window shown above is from Rattus rattus isolate New Zealand chromosome 5, Rrattus_CSIRO_v1, whole genome shotgun sequence and carries:
- the Tcea2 gene encoding transcription elongation factor A protein 2 isoform X3; its protein translation is MGKEEEIARIARRLDKMVTRKNAEGAMDLLRELKNMPITLHLLQSTRVGMSVNALRKQSSDEELIALAKSLIKSWKKLLDVSDGKSRDQGRGTPLPTSSSKDASGTTDLRLCLSSCKKPDPPRTSSTPRITTFPQVPITCDAVRNKCREMLTLALQTDHDHVAVGVNCEHLSSQIEECIFLDVGNTDMKYKNRVRSRISNLKDAKNPGLRRNVLCGAITPQQIAVMTSEEMASDELKEIRKAMTKEAIREHQMARTGGTQTDLFTCNKCRKKNCTYTQVQTRSSDEPMTTYVVCNECGNRWKFC
- the Tcea2 gene encoding transcription elongation factor A protein 2 isoform X1, with amino-acid sequence MDATLTESRPLFVARRWPRAFLAQPLSPLSAPTLQNQEGAMDLLRELKNMPITLHLLQSTRVGMSVNALRKQSSDEELIALAKSLIKSWKKLLDVSDGKSRDQGRGTPLPTSSSKDASGTTDLRLCLSSCKKPDPPRTSSTPRITTFPQVPITCDAVRNKCREMLTLALQTDHDHVAVGVNCEHLSSQIEECIFLDVGNTDMKYKNRVRSRISNLKDAKNPGLRRNVLCGAITPQQIAVMTSEEMASDELKEIRKAMTKEAIREHQMARTGGTQTDLFTCNKCRKKNCTYTQVQTRSSDEPMTTYVVCNECGNRWKFC
- the Tcea2 gene encoding transcription elongation factor A protein 2 isoform X2, whose amino-acid sequence is MDATLTESRPLFVARRWPRAFLAQPLSPLSAPTLQNQEGAMDLLRELKNMPITLHLLQSTRVGMSVNALRKQSSDEELIALAKSLIKSWKKLLDVSDGKSRDQGRGTPLPTSSSKDASGTTDLSCKKPDPPRTSSTPRITTFPQVPITCDAVRNKCREMLTLALQTDHDHVAVGVNCEHLSSQIEECIFLDVGNTDMKYKNRVRSRISNLKDAKNPGLRRNVLCGAITPQQIAVMTSEEMASDELKEIRKAMTKEAIREHQMARTGGTQTDLFTCNKCRKKNCTYTQVQTRSSDEPMTTYVVCNECGNRWKFC
- the Tcea2 gene encoding transcription elongation factor A protein 2 isoform X4, giving the protein MGKEEEIARIARRLDKMVTRKNAEGAMDLLRELKNMPITLHLLQSTRVGMSVNALRKQSSDEELIALAKSLIKSWKKLLDVSDGKSRDQGRGTPLPTSSSKDASGTTDLSCKKPDPPRTSSTPRITTFPQVPITCDAVRNKCREMLTLALQTDHDHVAVGVNCEHLSSQIEECIFLDVGNTDMKYKNRVRSRISNLKDAKNPGLRRNVLCGAITPQQIAVMTSEEMASDELKEIRKAMTKEAIREHQMARTGGTQTDLFTCNKCRKKNCTYTQVQTRSSDEPMTTYVVCNECGNRWKFC